The Paenibacillus uliginis N3/975 genome has a window encoding:
- a CDS encoding ArsR/SmtB family transcription factor: MEKEMHELLQEEQALEASRLLKAISDPTRIRILHLLSQEECPVGHIAEVLGMSQSAVSHQLSHLRSLRLVKYRRDGNTYYYTYQDDHVIGILRQVLEHISC, translated from the coding sequence ATGGAAAAAGAGATGCACGAACTTTTGCAGGAGGAACAAGCACTTGAAGCCTCCCGCCTACTTAAAGCGATATCCGATCCTACCCGGATCCGGATTCTTCATTTATTATCTCAGGAGGAGTGTCCTGTCGGTCATATTGCCGAGGTGCTTGGAATGAGCCAGTCTGCGGTATCACATCAACTGAGCCATTTGCGCAGCTTACGACTGGTGAAATATCGGCGTGACGGAAACACGTATTATTATACGTATCAGGATGATCATGTCATTGGTATATTGCGGCAGGTGTTGGAGCATATCTCGTGCTAG
- a CDS encoding flavin-containing monooxygenase — MVWDTVVIGAGQAGLAAGYWLSRSRAKNNNFLILDRSMGAGEVWQGRYESLRLFTPRSHNALPGFPLEGESDGFPDKNEMSLYLQKYAVHFRLPIQFGTDVTSVRKERGIFIIDSSQGQYQAKKLVIATGPFQQPNVPTYSQKVSDNVLQMHSSSYRHPSQLQEGDVLVVGGGNSGAQIAVELSEGRKTYLALGQQPKYLPLKIGTKSIFWWLDTLGILKAASSSWIGRRLRRKGDPIFGYELKEAVRCGKVILKKRTVDVSGSGVLFQDGSELAVRNIIWATGFKSRYSWLHIEGALDSDGQVLHSRGVSPVDHLYFVGLPWQTHRGSALLAGVGRDARIIVEAMNEKRE, encoded by the coding sequence ATGGTATGGGACACGGTAGTTATTGGCGCAGGACAGGCGGGTTTGGCTGCAGGATATTGGTTAAGCCGCAGTCGTGCGAAGAATAATAATTTTTTGATATTGGATCGCAGTATGGGAGCAGGTGAAGTATGGCAGGGACGATATGAATCGCTAAGATTGTTTACGCCAAGGTCTCACAATGCACTTCCAGGGTTTCCATTAGAAGGGGAGTCAGACGGATTTCCAGACAAGAACGAGATGTCTTTATATTTGCAAAAATATGCAGTGCATTTTAGGCTTCCTATTCAATTCGGAACAGATGTCACCTCTGTACGCAAAGAACGAGGTATTTTTATAATAGACAGCAGCCAAGGTCAGTACCAGGCCAAGAAGCTGGTCATTGCGACAGGTCCGTTTCAGCAGCCGAACGTTCCTACGTATTCTCAGAAGGTATCAGATAATGTTCTCCAGATGCATTCTTCCTCCTATAGACATCCGTCACAGCTTCAGGAAGGGGATGTACTCGTCGTTGGGGGAGGCAACAGCGGTGCTCAAATTGCGGTAGAGCTTTCAGAGGGACGGAAAACCTACCTGGCGCTTGGTCAGCAGCCGAAATATTTGCCGCTTAAGATCGGAACCAAGAGTATTTTTTGGTGGTTGGACACTCTAGGTATATTAAAGGCAGCATCTTCGTCCTGGATCGGAAGGCGGCTACGGAGAAAAGGTGATCCGATTTTCGGATATGAATTGAAAGAAGCGGTCAGGTGCGGTAAAGTGATCTTAAAAAAGAGAACCGTGGATGTGAGTGGCTCAGGGGTCCTTTTTCAGGATGGCTCGGAGCTGGCGGTTCGTAACATTATTTGGGCTACGGGGTTTAAATCCCGCTACAGCTGGCTGCATATCGAAGGAGCTCTGGACAGTGATGGACAGGTTCTCCATTCCCGTGGAGTCAGTCCGGTAGATCATCTATATTTCGTCGGGTTACCGTGGCAAACCCACAGAGGTTCAGCTCTGCTTGCAGGGGTCGGACGTGATGCCCGCATAATCGTGGAAGCTATGAATGAAAAGAGGGAATGA
- a CDS encoding FeoA family protein, with protein sequence MDETNNYQNLHQAALGQRFLVKKVDIQGELKRRLLDLGFVQDSVIEVLRASPLGDPTSYRVAGTVIALRKEESQLIYGEVITS encoded by the coding sequence ATGGACGAGACAAATAATTATCAAAATCTGCACCAGGCAGCGCTCGGACAGCGGTTTCTGGTGAAAAAGGTGGATATCCAGGGTGAACTGAAGCGACGACTTCTGGATCTTGGATTCGTACAGGATTCGGTCATCGAAGTGCTCAGAGCAAGCCCTTTGGGAGATCCCACCTCATATAGAGTGGCAGGCACAGTCATTGCATTACGGAAAGAGGAGAGCCAGTTAATATACGGTGAGGTGATAACATCATGA
- a CDS encoding FeoB small GTPase domain-containing protein — protein sequence MRSFTIALAGNPNTGKSTLFNALTGLKQHTGNWSGKTVSLASGYYEFKDVRFEFVDLPGTYSLFSNSSDEEVARDFIVFEKPDVTLLVLDSTALERSLNLALQVLEMTDRVIICLNLMDEAKKKGIKIHAGKLSKKLGVPVIPISARNNEGLDVLSDHLLRMCLGEIQTTPYRMKYNEQLESNIARLESEITDIVGNDFPTRWLAIRFLDGDKKLISTLQDRISAQDKGGVNYGAAKTLRSSNSHHSC from the coding sequence ATGAGATCTTTTACCATCGCCCTAGCGGGAAATCCCAATACTGGAAAAAGTACGTTATTCAATGCTCTGACAGGGCTAAAGCAGCATACCGGCAACTGGTCAGGAAAAACGGTTAGTCTAGCAAGCGGTTATTATGAATTTAAAGACGTTCGGTTCGAGTTTGTGGATCTGCCCGGAACTTATTCCTTATTCTCCAACTCCTCGGATGAGGAAGTAGCGCGTGATTTCATCGTATTTGAGAAGCCTGATGTCACGCTACTTGTACTTGATTCTACCGCACTGGAAAGAAGCCTCAATCTGGCCCTTCAGGTGCTTGAAATGACCGATCGCGTGATCATCTGTTTAAATTTAATGGATGAAGCGAAGAAAAAAGGGATTAAGATCCATGCCGGGAAGCTTTCCAAAAAACTCGGCGTTCCGGTTATCCCTATCTCGGCAAGAAACAACGAAGGATTGGATGTATTGTCAGACCATTTACTCAGAATGTGCTTGGGCGAAATCCAGACGACTCCTTACCGAATGAAATACAACGAACAGCTTGAAAGTAATATCGCCAGATTAGAGAGCGAAATCACAGATATCGTAGGGAATGACTTTCCAACCCGGTGGCTCGCGATTCGATTTCTGGACGGCGATAAGAAACTAATTTCTACACTTCAGGACAGGATCTCCGCTCAAGACAAAGGGGGTGTAAACTATGGAGCAGCTAAAACGCTTAGAAGCTCTAACAGCCACCATTCCTGCTGA
- a CDS encoding nucleoside recognition domain-containing protein, which translates to MEQLKRLEALTATIPADQIDGVRETIVGDLFKKSRELCNEAVTVTDKDRLYRSERLDRIFTSKVWGFPIMLGLLGILFYLTIAGANVPSSMLASFFGWVEGYLTLGFEAVNAPAWLHGVLILGLFRGTAWVVSVMLPPMAIFFPAFALLENYGYLPRVAFNLDRLFKKSGAHGKQSLTMAMGFGCNAAAIMSTRIIESPRERMLAILTNNFVPCNGRWPTLILLASLFMAAGFSGGTQTLVTASVVMGMVLIGIVVTLTVSWVLSKTALKGVPSHYTLELPPYRKPKILNTILRSTLDKTVYVLRRAVIVAAPAGVLTWILANIYIGDTSILLHFVGFLDPFAQALGLDGFILMAFIIGMPANEIVLPILLMGYLATGSLTEVEDMFALKQIFLDQGWTWLTALNMMLFSLLHYPCGTTLVNIYKETKSKKWTFLSFAIPTAIAIGVTFTVAQVVRALGWV; encoded by the coding sequence ATGGAGCAGCTAAAACGCTTAGAAGCTCTAACAGCCACCATTCCTGCTGACCAAATTGATGGTGTCCGTGAGACGATTGTCGGAGATTTATTCAAAAAATCCAGGGAACTTTGTAATGAAGCTGTTACGGTGACTGACAAAGACCGCCTGTATCGTTCAGAGCGGCTGGACCGTATCTTCACCTCCAAAGTGTGGGGCTTTCCCATTATGCTCGGACTGCTCGGCATTTTGTTCTATCTGACAATTGCGGGCGCTAACGTGCCATCCTCTATGCTTGCCAGCTTTTTCGGATGGGTGGAAGGATATTTGACGCTCGGTTTCGAGGCTGTGAATGCGCCGGCATGGCTCCACGGTGTACTCATTCTCGGACTTTTCAGGGGTACCGCATGGGTGGTAAGCGTCATGCTTCCTCCTATGGCGATCTTCTTCCCGGCGTTTGCCCTTCTTGAAAACTACGGGTATTTGCCCAGAGTTGCCTTCAACCTGGACCGGTTATTTAAGAAAAGCGGCGCCCACGGTAAGCAGTCCCTGACGATGGCAATGGGATTCGGCTGTAATGCCGCAGCCATCATGTCTACCCGGATTATCGAATCTCCCCGGGAACGTATGCTAGCGATTCTGACCAATAACTTCGTTCCGTGCAACGGACGCTGGCCGACATTGATACTACTTGCTTCTCTGTTTATGGCCGCAGGCTTTTCCGGTGGAACCCAGACACTCGTTACCGCTTCTGTTGTCATGGGGATGGTGTTGATCGGCATTGTTGTCACGTTAACCGTATCGTGGGTACTGTCCAAAACCGCATTAAAAGGTGTGCCTTCCCACTACACGCTGGAGCTTCCGCCTTATCGGAAACCTAAAATCTTGAACACGATCCTTCGTTCTACACTGGACAAAACGGTGTATGTTCTCCGGAGAGCCGTGATCGTGGCGGCGCCAGCAGGCGTCTTGACCTGGATACTGGCCAATATCTATATAGGTGACACTAGCATCCTGCTGCATTTTGTCGGCTTCCTGGACCCGTTCGCCCAGGCGCTCGGGCTGGACGGCTTTATCCTGATGGCTTTCATTATCGGGATGCCGGCCAATGAGATCGTTCTACCAATCCTGCTCATGGGTTATCTCGCTACCGGTTCGTTGACCGAAGTTGAGGATATGTTTGCGCTGAAGCAAATTTTCCTGGATCAAGGCTGGACGTGGCTGACGGCACTGAACATGATGCTGTTCTCGCTTCTTCACTACCCTTGCGGAACAACCCTTGTTAACATCTATAAGGAAACCAAGAGCAAAAAGTGGACATTTCTGTCCTTTGCGATTCCGACTGCCATTGCTATCGGCGTGACCTTCACCGTGGCTCAGGTCGTTCGGGCCTTGGGCTGGGTGTAA
- a CDS encoding APC family permease encodes MTLKRFLVGRPLKSTQLGEQKLNKKKALAILSSDALSSVAYGPEQILLVLITVSVSAFWYSVPIGIGVLILLLALILSYRQIIFAYPYGGGAYMVSKQNLGVYPGLVAGGSLLVDYILTVAVSVSAGTDAITSAFPSLHEHKVIIAVVFVLLLTLLNLRGVTESASILAYPVYLFVLALFILIGVGVYNIFTGSVSPDLHAPIGTPVTGMTIFLLLRAFASGSSALTGVEAISNAIPNFKDPAPNNAAKTLLAMGTLLALLFSGIVYLAYYYGITPTVEQTVVSQIAAQTFGRNFMYFFIQGTTALILILAANTGYSAFPLLAVNLAKDKFIAKMFTVRGDRLGYSNGIIFLGLLSIVLIISFQGQTEQLIPLYAVGVFIPFTLSQTGMMVKWIREKPTGWIPKLIINTIGAIICFTVTIVFFLTKFTQVWPVFVFLPLIVYLFYRIKKHYEAVGEQLRLTTSEPTVPIEGNVIILPVSGITHVVEHSLNYAKSLSAEQIIAVYIPFEKEDEIRFEEKWQKWKPDVRLVTLNSPYRSIIQPLSKFIDTVHRKASEANYQVTVVIPQFIPKKGWHNFLHNQTSFMIRTYLLYRKDVIITTVPYHLKK; translated from the coding sequence ATGACATTAAAAAGGTTTTTGGTTGGGCGACCTCTGAAATCTACCCAATTAGGGGAACAAAAACTTAATAAGAAAAAGGCACTTGCCATTCTTTCCTCTGATGCTTTATCGTCCGTTGCATATGGTCCAGAGCAAATACTGTTGGTTTTAATCACCGTAAGTGTATCAGCATTTTGGTATTCGGTACCGATTGGGATTGGAGTATTGATTTTATTACTCGCGCTTATTTTATCTTACCGCCAAATTATTTTTGCTTATCCATATGGTGGAGGAGCGTATATGGTATCCAAGCAGAATCTAGGGGTATACCCTGGACTTGTTGCTGGAGGCTCCTTGTTGGTGGATTATATATTAACAGTAGCTGTCAGCGTGTCCGCAGGTACGGATGCCATAACATCCGCCTTTCCGAGTCTACACGAGCACAAGGTTATCATTGCTGTAGTCTTTGTACTTCTTCTTACCCTATTAAATTTAAGGGGGGTTACCGAGTCTGCTTCAATTTTAGCTTATCCCGTTTATTTATTCGTTTTGGCACTGTTTATTTTAATCGGTGTTGGTGTATACAACATTTTTACGGGTAGTGTTTCACCCGATTTGCATGCGCCAATTGGTACTCCAGTAACAGGCATGACTATATTTTTACTCCTCAGAGCTTTTGCCTCGGGAAGCTCTGCTTTAACAGGAGTTGAAGCGATTTCGAATGCCATTCCGAACTTCAAAGATCCTGCTCCGAATAATGCGGCTAAAACGTTACTGGCGATGGGAACCTTGCTTGCGCTGTTATTTTCGGGAATTGTGTACTTAGCCTATTATTACGGGATTACGCCTACTGTAGAGCAGACGGTTGTTTCACAGATCGCAGCGCAGACCTTCGGACGAAACTTTATGTATTTTTTCATCCAAGGAACGACAGCTTTAATCTTGATTCTTGCCGCTAATACCGGTTATTCGGCGTTTCCATTGCTTGCTGTTAATCTTGCCAAAGATAAGTTTATCGCAAAAATGTTCACCGTACGGGGGGATCGACTGGGATATTCCAATGGTATCATCTTTCTTGGTTTATTATCCATCGTGTTGATCATTTCGTTTCAAGGACAAACCGAGCAGTTGATCCCACTTTATGCTGTGGGTGTATTCATCCCATTTACACTCTCTCAGACAGGCATGATGGTGAAATGGATTCGTGAAAAACCAACAGGTTGGATTCCAAAACTGATTATTAACACAATTGGTGCCATTATCTGTTTTACCGTTACAATCGTGTTCTTTTTAACTAAATTCACACAGGTATGGCCTGTCTTTGTTTTCTTGCCGCTTATCGTTTATTTATTCTATCGTATAAAGAAGCATTACGAAGCGGTAGGTGAACAACTGCGGCTTACAACTAGCGAACCAACTGTGCCGATTGAGGGAAATGTCATTATTTTACCTGTATCGGGAATTACGCATGTTGTTGAACATTCCCTAAACTATGCTAAATCCCTGTCAGCGGAACAGATCATAGCTGTATATATTCCGTTTGAAAAAGAAGATGAAATCCGATTCGAGGAAAAATGGCAGAAATGGAAACCTGATGTGAGGTTGGTGACTTTAAATTCTCCTTATAGGAGCATCATCCAACCTTTGAGCAAGTTTATCGATACGGTACATCGAAAAGCGAGTGAAGCCAATTATCAGGTTACGGTAGTTATTCCCCAGTTCATTCCAAAGAAAGGCTGGCATAACTTTCTGCATAACCAAACAAGTTTTATGATCCGTACATACTTGCTTTATCGTAAAGATGTAATTATTACAACCGTTCCATATCACCTTAAGAAATGA
- a CDS encoding helix-turn-helix domain-containing protein, which produces MKGNDHSSKFLLTHREREVFELLVQDKTTRDIAGQLFISEKTVRNHISNVMQKLNVKGRSQAVVELIKLGELKI; this is translated from the coding sequence TTGAAGGGGAATGACCATAGCAGCAAGTTTTTGTTAACCCACCGTGAACGTGAAGTGTTTGAATTGCTAGTACAGGACAAAACCACTCGCGACATCGCCGGGCAGTTGTTCATTAGCGAGAAAACGGTGCGTAACCACATCTCCAACGTTATGCAAAAGTTGAACGTCAAGGGCCGTTCGCAAGCCGTTGTAGAATTGATCAAACTGGGAGAACTAAAGATCTAA
- a CDS encoding MurR/RpiR family transcriptional regulator, with product MAPILHIIAVEKDRLPRQERRLAEFIMDGPSEIVHMGIKELADQCDVSAATVTRFCKHFDCKGYPDFKVKLAAEMAHAEMTSRSGNTRYQDIVAGNPLADIVQAIEANHMTSIQDTTSLLDLGQLERAVDVLCRSKRIDLYGIATSSIVAQDFYQKLIRIGKNCTAFADSHMQITSASTLTSNDTAIAISYSGETPETIDALSCAKNAGAFTISITSYRSSVLSSLSDIALYSSSLEEGMRRGDMASRIAQLHIIDILFMGMASRDFSTYVPRLEQSYHNVQNYRKSRGGQ from the coding sequence ATGGCACCTATCCTGCATATTATCGCCGTGGAAAAAGATCGCCTGCCCCGGCAGGAGCGGCGGCTTGCCGAGTTTATAATGGATGGCCCTTCAGAAATCGTTCATATGGGCATCAAGGAACTGGCAGACCAGTGCGATGTGAGTGCCGCAACCGTGACCCGATTTTGCAAACATTTTGATTGTAAAGGGTATCCTGATTTCAAGGTCAAACTCGCTGCAGAAATGGCCCATGCCGAAATGACATCACGTTCAGGCAATACAAGATATCAGGATATCGTGGCCGGTAACCCGCTGGCTGACATCGTACAGGCGATTGAAGCGAACCATATGACTTCGATCCAGGATACGACCTCGCTGCTAGATTTAGGGCAGCTAGAACGTGCGGTTGACGTACTGTGCCGGTCTAAGCGTATTGATCTGTACGGTATTGCCACCTCATCTATTGTCGCTCAGGACTTTTACCAGAAGCTGATCCGGATTGGAAAAAACTGCACCGCATTTGCTGATTCGCATATGCAGATCACCTCTGCGTCAACCCTGACGTCTAACGACACGGCCATCGCTATTTCATATTCAGGTGAAACACCGGAAACGATCGATGCCCTGTCCTGCGCCAAGAATGCCGGCGCTTTTACGATTAGCATTACCTCGTACAGAAGCAGCGTCCTGTCGTCCTTATCTGATATTGCACTGTATTCATCTTCCCTAGAGGAAGGTATGCGGCGCGGGGACATGGCTTCACGCATCGCTCAGCTTCATATCATCGATATTTTGTTTATGGGAATGGCCAGCCGGGACTTCTCTACCTATGTTCCCCGTCTGGAGCAGTCATATCATAATGTACAAAATTACCGCAAAAGCCGAGGAGGTCAATAA
- the nagB gene encoding glucosamine-6-phosphate deaminase, protein MNIYIFENEEGFVQTAANQITSLLNTNPYAKLGLATGSTPVPLYAKLIEMHRQGLVSFAGATTYNLDEYVGLPENHPESYRTFMNEKLFNHVDINIAQTHVPNGNVADLEEECRSYDQMMEQNGPIDLQLLGIGHNGHIGFNEPGDVLTSGTHVAPLQEKTRKANARFFPSIDDVPTHSVTMGVGSIMKARQIMLLIRGEDKAEIAQRALTGPITTECPASLLQCHPNVIVLLDQGAGRYFK, encoded by the coding sequence GTGAACATCTACATTTTCGAGAATGAAGAGGGCTTCGTACAAACCGCAGCCAATCAAATCACCAGCCTGTTGAATACTAATCCCTACGCCAAACTAGGTCTAGCTACTGGAAGTACTCCCGTACCACTATATGCCAAACTTATTGAGATGCATCGTCAAGGTCTCGTAAGCTTTGCCGGAGCAACAACTTACAATCTGGATGAATATGTAGGACTGCCCGAGAACCATCCGGAAAGCTACCGTACGTTCATGAACGAGAAGTTATTTAACCATGTAGACATCAACATTGCACAGACACATGTGCCTAACGGAAATGTAGCAGACCTTGAAGAGGAATGTCGTTCGTACGACCAGATGATGGAACAAAATGGTCCGATCGATCTTCAGCTGCTTGGTATTGGCCACAACGGCCATATTGGCTTCAACGAGCCCGGAGATGTCCTTACCAGTGGTACGCATGTCGCCCCGCTGCAGGAGAAAACACGTAAAGCCAACGCGCGATTCTTTCCTTCGATCGACGATGTACCGACTCATTCCGTTACAATGGGTGTTGGATCGATTATGAAAGCCCGTCAGATCATGCTATTGATTCGTGGTGAAGACAAGGCAGAAATCGCACAACGTGCATTAACAGGACCGATTACTACAGAGTGTCCGGCATCCTTGCTTCAATGCCATCCGAACGTAATTGTGCTACTGGATCAAGGCGCAGGGAGATATTTCAAATGA
- the nagA gene encoding N-acetylglucosamine-6-phosphate deacetylase — translation MSSATETKLTLLYGKVLTPEGLQEHGVLAMRGEHIVFAGEVSALPADLDQSEATVIRESDGYIIPGFIDIHVHGGNGEDFMDSDKEVLDTITSYHCSQGTTAMLATTMTAPKKSIDSVLKEVNEYREQGMPYTRLEGVHLEGPFISPKWPGAQNPEHIVTANIDWLEEWEQAYPGLVKQVTLAPEREGALEAITWLKKHNIVAALGHTDASYDEVLKAIDAGLSHGVHTFNAMTGLHHRNPGTAGAMLSDDRLSAEIIADGIHVHPAGVRILERMKQGQNLILITDAMSATGMPNGEYTLGDLPVIVKDGVATLKGNRDSLAGSTLTMIKGFHFLIREIGLSMERASEIASLNPAKRLGINHRTGSFKEGYQADVLLLNSDLDIDGVWVQGNRKY, via the coding sequence ATGAGCAGTGCAACCGAAACCAAGTTAACACTGTTGTATGGTAAAGTATTAACTCCTGAGGGGTTGCAGGAACACGGCGTGCTCGCTATGCGCGGCGAACATATCGTATTTGCGGGTGAAGTCTCAGCTCTCCCTGCTGATCTCGATCAATCTGAAGCTACTGTAATCCGGGAATCCGATGGATATATAATTCCCGGTTTTATCGATATTCATGTTCACGGCGGTAATGGTGAAGATTTCATGGACTCAGATAAGGAAGTACTGGATACTATTACTTCCTATCACTGTTCACAGGGCACAACAGCTATGCTGGCCACAACCATGACAGCACCGAAGAAATCAATCGACTCCGTCCTTAAAGAAGTAAATGAATACCGTGAGCAAGGAATGCCTTATACTCGTCTGGAAGGAGTTCACCTGGAAGGTCCGTTTATCAGCCCTAAATGGCCGGGCGCTCAAAACCCGGAGCATATCGTCACTGCCAACATTGACTGGCTGGAGGAATGGGAGCAAGCTTACCCGGGTCTTGTAAAGCAAGTTACGCTCGCCCCTGAACGAGAAGGTGCGCTAGAAGCGATAACCTGGCTTAAGAAGCATAACATTGTGGCTGCTCTTGGTCATACGGATGCTTCTTATGACGAGGTGTTAAAAGCTATTGATGCCGGGTTAAGCCACGGTGTGCATACCTTTAACGCCATGACAGGACTCCATCACCGCAACCCGGGCACTGCCGGAGCTATGCTCAGTGACGACCGCCTCAGTGCTGAAATCATAGCAGACGGCATTCACGTTCATCCGGCAGGTGTGCGCATTTTGGAACGGATGAAGCAAGGACAGAACCTGATCCTCATCACAGACGCGATGTCAGCTACTGGAATGCCTAACGGAGAATATACCTTGGGGGATCTTCCGGTTATCGTGAAAGATGGTGTAGCTACACTGAAGGGCAACCGTGATAGCCTTGCAGGCAGCACACTGACGATGATCAAAGGCTTCCACTTCTTGATCCGCGAAATTGGACTTAGCATGGAACGTGCATCCGAAATCGCCAGCTTGAATCCGGCCAAACGGCTCGGTATCAACCACCGTACCGGCTCCTTTAAAGAGGGCTATCAGGCTGATGTACTGCTCTTAAATTCCGACTTGGATATCGATGGTGTCTGGGTACAGGGTAATCGTAAATATTAA
- a CDS encoding YhcN/YlaJ family sporulation lipoprotein has product MIKSKALSLTLSAAMIVSIAGLAGCGTPAGNTTRTNNITTKNTGRTGVNMFGTNNTRTNNLGTNNYNGTQHDLTNLKYSPTLSSKVSKVKGVRDAHVFVANNKAYVALSLDNQHRTDGNMTGMSTGRTGPMSTYGTTRNRNDGAYGTTGSGSMGLLRGLTNPTRTYPSRTNPSAMHPSGTNSTGTLDNNTGLGRTTGNGTFGVRGYNTMGPNRTGLMGTNGTDGTTGRYGMMNDTTGNGGMMNGNSVPKDVRESVSSKVRKTVPSCDQVYVSADSDFYNQSTGYAGNNVDGNRNGNGNGNGYVGNVAEATGDITRDIGAYINRIFPLNVNNRNGNMFNNNNDGLFDNNNRTNR; this is encoded by the coding sequence ATGATCAAATCCAAAGCCCTCAGCTTAACTCTGTCGGCCGCAATGATCGTCAGTATTGCCGGGCTAGCGGGGTGCGGTACTCCTGCTGGGAACACAACACGTACTAATAACATTACGACGAAAAATACGGGGCGTACCGGCGTTAACATGTTTGGAACCAACAACACGAGAACCAACAACTTGGGAACCAACAACTACAACGGTACGCAGCATGATCTAACTAATCTGAAGTATAGTCCAACACTGTCCAGTAAAGTTTCTAAAGTTAAAGGTGTGCGGGATGCGCATGTATTTGTTGCCAATAATAAGGCATATGTGGCGCTGTCACTTGACAATCAACACAGAACTGACGGTAATATGACCGGGATGAGCACGGGAAGAACGGGTCCAATGTCAACGTACGGGACCACTAGAAACCGTAACGACGGTGCTTATGGCACTACCGGCTCAGGCAGTATGGGGCTGTTGCGTGGATTAACCAATCCAACGAGAACATATCCTTCAAGAACGAATCCATCTGCGATGCATCCATCGGGAACAAATTCAACGGGAACACTTGATAACAACACAGGATTAGGTCGTACTACCGGAAACGGTACTTTTGGCGTAAGAGGCTATAATACAATGGGGCCGAACCGTACAGGCTTGATGGGGACCAATGGTACAGATGGCACAACCGGGCGATACGGCATGATGAACGACACGACTGGTAACGGTGGTATGATGAACGGAAACAGCGTACCGAAGGATGTACGTGAATCTGTAAGTAGTAAAGTTCGTAAGACGGTTCCTTCTTGTGATCAGGTATATGTATCCGCCGATTCTGATTTTTACAATCAATCAACTGGTTATGCCGGTAACAATGTAGACGGTAACCGAAATGGTAATGGTAACGGTAACGGATATGTTGGGAATGTAGCAGAAGCAACAGGGGACATCACGCGTGATATTGGAGCGTACATTAACCGTATTTTCCCTTTGAATGTGAACAATCGTAATGGTAACATGTTCAACAACAACAATGATGGACTGTTTGATAACAACAACCGGACTAACCGTTAA